In Luteitalea sp. TBR-22, one genomic interval encodes:
- a CDS encoding helix-turn-helix transcriptional regulator, whose product MIGALVSNPTHDRQVTPLLRSADRRARDILCVYRLTQRQYEIVSRVARGRTDQQIADELGISPRTVSNSLARIYDRVGVSGRVHLAVLHATGKILMKPEA is encoded by the coding sequence GTGATCGGCGCCCTGGTGAGCAACCCTACTCACGACAGACAGGTGACGCCGTTGCTACGCTCTGCGGATCGAAGGGCGCGCGACATCTTGTGTGTGTACAGACTTACCCAACGGCAATACGAGATCGTTTCCCGCGTCGCACGCGGGCGCACGGATCAGCAGATTGCTGACGAGCTCGGCATCAGTCCCCGGACGGTCAGCAACAGCCTGGCCCGCATCTACGATCGGGTCGGCGTGTCCGGCCGCGTGCACCTCGCGGTGCTGCACGCGACCGGGAAAATCCTCATGAAGCCGGAAGCCTGA
- a CDS encoding FG-GAP-like repeat-containing protein — translation MTVVDIPPRSRRGPGGLRAVLLGALCAALCAQADARGPVVAPLQSPAGQAPDTRHARLLGEADAIVAGLDAPTSGVSALDRLASALGSLGSDLRGTTLHADVVADLDRAVAALRAIVAAPGPDLPAQRRATGVDEASLRALLARVRRAVDGTVALGLAFQGSYSQSKVKEQAYGGHASAMGPAPAPAAPSADGPASPVTFVERGPLPTRTFDGGPTKDHVLESPGNGLALVDVDNDGWLDIYLVTGAQLTATRERVAHRNALYRNRGDWTFEDVSARAGVDAASWGNGVCAGDVDGDARIDMYVTNWGPNLLYRNRGDGTFEEIGARAGVAVDGWSTGCAFLDADADGDLDLYVARYVRTSWEEVLRARKTLRWRNGPAIMVGPAGLPGEADLFFENLGEGRFREATAAFGLVDDTKAYGFGVVPTDVDDDGDVDLFVANDSNPNFLYRNTGRGTFESAGMLAGVGVNAEARAQAGMGVDAGDADGDGRMDLVLTAFAHDRNTLYRNLGDGLFEDASLAAGLATSTFTRMGWGVAFLDADLDGRQDLFVANGHIFPDVAAFPDLDEQYAQKNQLLLNRGGIAFSDVSASAGPGLQVARVSRGMAVGDLDNDGDPDVVVSNMDDTPTLLENRQATGHHWVALRLDAPTGNRLAIGATVTVTAGPRSYVREVRSGGSFMSQGDLRVLVGLGTHSAPVQVDVRMPGGARWRWSGLPVDRLHRLTLTPEARLAPGAAR, via the coding sequence GTGACAGTCGTGGACATCCCGCCTCGGTCGAGGCGCGGCCCCGGCGGGCTGCGCGCAGTGCTCCTGGGCGCGTTGTGCGCCGCCCTCTGCGCGCAGGCCGACGCGCGTGGCCCCGTCGTCGCGCCGCTGCAGTCGCCCGCGGGTCAGGCGCCCGACACGCGGCACGCACGCCTGCTCGGCGAGGCCGACGCGATCGTCGCCGGCCTCGACGCGCCCACCTCCGGGGTGTCCGCGCTGGACCGCCTCGCCTCGGCGCTCGGCTCGCTCGGTTCGGATCTCCGCGGCACTACGCTGCACGCCGACGTGGTCGCCGACCTCGATCGCGCCGTCGCCGCCCTGCGGGCGATCGTCGCAGCCCCCGGCCCCGACCTGCCGGCGCAGCGTCGTGCCACCGGCGTCGACGAGGCATCGCTGCGCGCGCTGCTGGCGCGGGTGCGTCGCGCCGTCGACGGCACGGTGGCGCTCGGCCTCGCCTTCCAGGGCAGCTACAGCCAGAGCAAGGTGAAGGAGCAGGCCTACGGGGGGCATGCGTCGGCCATGGGGCCCGCCCCGGCGCCGGCCGCACCGTCGGCCGACGGGCCAGCCTCCCCGGTCACCTTCGTCGAGCGGGGTCCGTTGCCCACGCGCACCTTCGACGGTGGCCCCACCAAGGATCACGTGCTCGAGTCGCCGGGCAACGGCCTGGCCCTCGTCGACGTGGACAACGACGGGTGGCTCGACATCTACCTCGTGACGGGCGCGCAGTTGACCGCGACGCGCGAGCGCGTCGCGCACCGCAATGCGCTGTACCGCAACCGCGGCGACTGGACCTTCGAGGACGTCTCGGCACGGGCCGGCGTCGATGCCGCGTCCTGGGGCAACGGCGTGTGTGCCGGCGACGTGGATGGCGACGCACGCATCGACATGTACGTCACCAACTGGGGGCCCAACCTGCTCTATCGCAACCGCGGCGACGGCACGTTCGAGGAGATCGGGGCGCGCGCCGGTGTCGCGGTCGACGGCTGGAGCACCGGGTGTGCCTTCCTCGACGCCGATGCCGACGGCGACCTGGATCTCTACGTGGCGCGGTACGTGCGCACCTCCTGGGAAGAGGTGCTGCGCGCGAGGAAGACGCTCCGCTGGCGCAACGGTCCCGCCATCATGGTGGGCCCCGCCGGCCTGCCCGGCGAGGCCGACCTCTTCTTCGAGAACCTCGGCGAGGGGCGGTTCCGCGAGGCGACGGCGGCCTTCGGCCTGGTCGACGACACGAAAGCGTACGGCTTCGGCGTCGTGCCGACCGACGTCGACGACGATGGCGACGTCGACCTGTTCGTGGCCAACGACTCGAACCCGAACTTCCTGTATCGCAACACCGGCCGCGGCACCTTCGAGAGCGCCGGCATGCTGGCCGGCGTCGGCGTCAACGCCGAGGCGCGGGCACAGGCCGGCATGGGCGTGGACGCTGGCGACGCGGATGGCGATGGCCGCATGGACCTCGTGCTCACGGCGTTCGCGCACGACCGGAACACGCTGTATCGCAACCTGGGTGACGGACTGTTCGAGGATGCGTCGCTGGCGGCCGGCCTGGCGACCTCGACGTTCACGCGCATGGGCTGGGGTGTCGCCTTCCTCGATGCCGACCTCGACGGCCGTCAGGACCTGTTCGTCGCCAACGGCCACATCTTCCCGGACGTCGCCGCCTTCCCCGACCTGGACGAGCAGTACGCGCAGAAGAACCAGCTGCTGTTGAACCGCGGCGGGATCGCCTTCAGCGACGTGTCGGCAAGTGCCGGCCCGGGCCTGCAGGTCGCCAGGGTGTCGCGCGGCATGGCCGTCGGCGACCTCGACAACGACGGCGACCCCGACGTGGTGGTGAGCAACATGGACGACACGCCGACGCTGCTCGAGAACCGTCAGGCTACCGGGCATCATTGGGTCGCGCTGCGACTCGACGCGCCCACCGGCAACCGGCTGGCGATCGGCGCAACGGTCACCGTGACGGCGGGCCCGCGGTCGTACGTGCGGGAGGTGCGGTCGGGCGGCAGCTTCATGTCGCAGGGCGACCTGCGGGTGCTGGTCGGCCTCGGGACGCACAGTGCGCCCGTTCAGGTGGACGTCCGGATGCCCGGCGGGGCGCGCTGGCGCTGGTCCGGCCTGCCGGTCGACCGGCTGCACCGGCTCACGCTCACGCCCGAGGCGCGGCTGGCGCCGGGGGCGGCGCGATGA
- a CDS encoding ROK family transcriptional regulator, whose amino-acid sequence MSPMRQISPTDFRIAHRGTSREINRQIVLNLVRTNQPISRAELARLMGVRRGVISRLVQDLLDTGQIFEGAKGDSQGGRKPQHLFIETRRRCAVAIDISASRTLLQVTDPLGHPLQEIEEFQTTEDAGELLQHLAQRIVALLAHPGVGECQGIGVVVAGLVDTERGRLLRAPTLGWQDVDLRAPLEAATGHAVVVENSTKACALAQLWEVRDTPLPEGPLVFVNASDGVGVGIALDGQLVRGARNGAGEFGHVPIDIDGPVCACGSRGCWEAYASVRATVARYLGTSLSWPACSKPALTVPTIVERARAGEARACQVLDETGEYLGRGLAMVIKAVQPSCIYMSGEITEGWELVEPGVRRVLRELALTPDDAEIEIAIVPLGDQPRLRGAAALVTSPAFAAPVVA is encoded by the coding sequence ATGTCTCCGATGCGCCAGATCAGCCCGACGGACTTCCGCATCGCTCATCGCGGAACGTCGCGCGAGATCAACCGGCAGATCGTGCTGAACCTGGTCCGGACCAACCAGCCGATCTCGCGTGCCGAACTGGCGCGGCTGATGGGCGTGCGCCGTGGCGTCATCAGCCGCCTGGTGCAGGACCTGCTCGACACCGGCCAGATCTTCGAGGGCGCGAAGGGCGACAGCCAGGGCGGTCGCAAGCCGCAGCACCTCTTCATCGAGACGCGCCGCCGCTGCGCGGTCGCCATCGACATCAGCGCCAGCCGCACGCTCCTGCAGGTGACCGATCCGCTCGGCCATCCGCTGCAGGAGATCGAGGAGTTCCAGACCACCGAAGACGCGGGCGAGCTGCTGCAGCACCTCGCGCAGCGCATCGTGGCGCTGCTGGCTCATCCCGGCGTGGGCGAGTGCCAGGGCATCGGCGTCGTGGTGGCCGGCCTGGTCGACACCGAGCGCGGCCGCCTGCTGCGTGCCCCGACGCTCGGCTGGCAGGACGTCGACCTGCGTGCGCCGCTCGAGGCCGCCACCGGCCACGCCGTCGTCGTCGAGAACTCCACCAAGGCCTGCGCGCTCGCGCAGCTCTGGGAGGTGCGTGACACGCCGCTCCCGGAAGGTCCGCTGGTCTTCGTCAACGCCTCCGACGGCGTCGGCGTGGGCATCGCCCTCGACGGCCAACTGGTGCGGGGTGCCCGCAACGGCGCCGGCGAGTTCGGTCACGTCCCCATCGACATCGATGGTCCGGTGTGCGCCTGCGGCTCGCGTGGCTGCTGGGAGGCCTATGCCTCGGTGCGCGCCACGGTGGCACGCTACCTCGGCACGAGCCTGTCGTGGCCGGCGTGCAGCAAGCCGGCGCTCACCGTACCGACGATCGTCGAGCGGGCGCGGGCCGGCGAGGCCCGTGCCTGCCAGGTGCTCGACGAGACGGGCGAGTACCTGGGACGCGGCCTGGCGATGGTCATCAAGGCGGTCCAGCCGAGCTGCATCTACATGAGCGGCGAGATCACGGAGGGCTGGGAACTTGTCGAGCCAGGTGTCCGGCGCGTGCTGCGTGAGCTCGCGCTGACGCCCGACGACGCCGAGATCGAGATCGCCATCGTGCCGCTCGGCGATCAGCCCCGACTGCGCGGCGCGGCGGCGCTGGTCACCTCACCGGCCTTTGCCGCGCCCGTGGTCGCGTAG
- a CDS encoding PQQ-binding-like beta-propeller repeat protein yields MHGRTVKGRTVRGLGMGLALATAAGLAVVHGAKQAPREWRDYAGGPDSSRFVAATQIDKTNVTQLKVAWTFAEGDTDFNPLVVRDVVYTRARGGTIVALDAATGTLKWRSPEIKGFAIRGLNYWESGDGKQRRLFFSALNQLQAVDAATGQLVTTFGKDGKVDLREGLDRDPATVQQQSRLPGRVFGNLIIVGSATNTEYTSAPGDVRAFDVRTGALVWSFRTIPRTGEFGADTWPENARATVGGANNWGELSIDEARGIVYVPTGSGKFNFFGGYRRGDNLFSDSLVALDARTGKRLWHFQTVHHDIWDLDNNSAPQLTTITHDGKRVDIVAMASKTGYLYVFDRVTGAPIWPIVERPVPTKTTVPGQYLSPTQPFPTKPEPFSRQSFTVDDLNPYILTPEEREAFRQRILKARNEGPFTPIGFEEVVHMPGNQGGSNWGSTAGHPTDGRVYVIGFNVPTIIRLLKPGEVRPARANNAEEIVKEGYPTTDGFGLYPTIVKPPYTTLTAYDLNTGAIAWQKGLGDDLRLLPLGITGTGSAATVKGGLIVTGSGLVFATAADRKVHVYDSADGKELATFPLGGPTSGGPSMYEHGGRQYLLVTASATQPTGPGAVPTPHTGPTGLVAWALPR; encoded by the coding sequence ATGCACGGTCGGACAGTGAAGGGGCGGACGGTACGAGGACTCGGGATGGGCCTGGCGCTGGCAACGGCAGCGGGGCTCGCGGTGGTGCACGGAGCGAAGCAGGCGCCCCGCGAGTGGCGCGATTACGCCGGCGGCCCCGACAGTTCACGGTTCGTCGCAGCCACGCAGATCGACAAGACCAACGTGACGCAGTTGAAGGTCGCCTGGACGTTTGCCGAGGGCGACACGGACTTCAACCCGCTGGTGGTTCGCGACGTGGTCTACACGCGGGCCCGCGGCGGGACGATCGTGGCGCTCGACGCCGCGACGGGCACCCTCAAGTGGCGGTCGCCCGAGATCAAGGGGTTCGCGATTCGCGGCCTGAACTACTGGGAGAGCGGCGACGGCAAACAACGCCGCCTCTTCTTCTCCGCGCTGAACCAGCTGCAGGCGGTCGATGCGGCCACCGGGCAACTGGTCACGACGTTCGGCAAGGACGGCAAGGTGGACCTGCGCGAGGGCCTCGACCGCGATCCGGCGACGGTCCAGCAGCAGAGCCGATTGCCCGGGCGCGTCTTCGGCAACCTGATCATCGTCGGCTCGGCGACCAACACCGAGTACACCTCGGCCCCCGGCGACGTGCGTGCCTTCGACGTCCGCACCGGCGCGCTCGTGTGGAGCTTCCGGACGATCCCGCGCACCGGCGAGTTCGGCGCCGACACGTGGCCCGAGAACGCGCGCGCCACGGTGGGCGGCGCCAACAACTGGGGCGAGCTCTCGATCGACGAGGCCCGCGGCATCGTGTACGTGCCGACCGGCAGCGGCAAGTTCAACTTCTTCGGCGGCTATCGCCGCGGCGACAACCTGTTCTCCGACAGCCTCGTCGCCCTCGACGCCCGCACCGGCAAGCGCCTCTGGCACTTCCAGACGGTGCACCACGACATCTGGGACCTCGACAACAACTCCGCGCCGCAGCTGACGACCATCACGCACGACGGCAAGCGCGTCGACATCGTCGCGATGGCCAGCAAGACCGGCTACCTCTACGTGTTCGACCGTGTCACCGGCGCGCCGATCTGGCCCATCGTGGAGCGCCCCGTCCCGACCAAGACGACGGTGCCGGGGCAGTACCTCTCGCCGACCCAGCCCTTCCCCACCAAGCCGGAGCCGTTCTCGCGCCAGTCGTTCACGGTGGACGACCTCAACCCGTACATCCTCACGCCCGAAGAACGCGAGGCGTTCCGCCAGCGCATCCTCAAGGCCCGCAACGAGGGGCCGTTCACCCCGATCGGCTTCGAGGAAGTCGTGCACATGCCAGGCAACCAGGGCGGGTCGAACTGGGGCAGCACGGCGGGGCACCCGACCGACGGCCGGGTGTACGTGATCGGCTTCAACGTGCCGACGATCATCCGGCTGCTCAAGCCCGGCGAGGTGCGCCCGGCGCGCGCCAACAACGCCGAGGAGATCGTCAAGGAGGGCTACCCGACCACCGACGGGTTCGGGTTGTACCCGACGATCGTCAAGCCGCCGTACACCACGCTGACGGCGTATGACCTCAACACCGGCGCCATCGCCTGGCAGAAGGGACTGGGCGACGACCTGCGCCTGCTGCCTCTCGGCATCACTGGCACCGGCTCTGCCGCCACGGTCAAGGGTGGGCTGATCGTGACCGGGTCGGGGCTGGTGTTCGCCACGGCTGCCGACCGCAAGGTCCACGTGTACGACAGCGCCGACGGCAAGGAGCTGGCCACCTTCCCGCTCGGAGGACCGACCAGCGGCGGGCCGTCGATGTACGAACACGGTGGGCGGCAGTACCTGCTGGTGACGGCATCGGCGACTCAGCCGACCGGCCCCGGCGCGGTGCCGACGCCCCATACGGGTCCCACCGGCCTGGTGGCCTGGGCGTTGCCCCGGTGA